The Clostridiales bacterium FE2011 sequence CTGATCGGCACATCCGCTTCCAGCAGGTCTTCAATCAGCTGGGCATAGGCTTCGCTGGTGTTGAAGTCGTTGATCAGCAGCACCGCGTCCGGATCGGTTTCCTTGGCGGCGGTGAAAACCTCCCTCACCAGGCCGACCCGGCCCTTTTCAGCGCAGATGCGGGTGATGGCGTTGTCATACCGGTCAAACACGGGCATGATCACCACTTCGTTGATCACATCCCAGAGGTTGATGACGCCCTTGTAGGCGCTCACGTCCCGGCGGATGCGCTCCAGCTGGCGGCGGAGGATTTCTTCATTGGAGTATTTCAGGAGCCAGGGTGCGCAGGCGGTGTGCCAGCACAGGGGATGTCCCTTGACCTGGACGCTGTTGTCCCGCAGCCACCTGGCGGCGGCAATGGTTTCCGGATAGGCGGTCTTGCCTTCTTCCGGCTCGTACCGTCCCCAGTAGAAAGGCAGGGTGCCGTAGTTGAAAAGCTTCAGCCACTTGTCCATTCGCTGGCTCAGGAAAGCCTGCTGCTTTTCATCCTGGGATTTCATCAGGGCAACGGCGTCAAAGGCGCCGCAGCCGAACAGAAACTGGTGGGATACCTGATCAGCACGGACCTGCTGACGGGCCGCGGGGGTTCCGTCCGGGTTGAGAAGCTGGATACGGGCGGCCGCACGGCGGTGGGCAAACTGATTCTGATTCATGGCGATCCCTCCGGTTTTAAGGGAAGACTGATTAAATGAGTCCGTCAGATGCCAGATGGATTTTTTGTCGGGATCCAGCGCAGATTTCGAAGGTTTAGTGGCGCTAAATCGAGAAAGCTGTGCGCAGATAACGGCAAAAAAGGCGCTGGCAAATGGGCGGGGGAATTAATCAGGGTCTCCCTAATTTCGATTGTATTGTAAAGCCGGGGTCCGGGAAAAAACTGCCCATTTTTTGACCTGCGGCTTCTTACTTTTTGTACAGCCTTCCGCCTTGACTTCCGGCTTGTCCGGCGGTTTAATGGAGGGGAACGGAGGATAACGCTATGGATTACAGCCAATATGAAAACTACGGGTTTGACCGGGTGAGCGCCTTTAACCTCTCCACGGGTTATGAAAAGCGGAGCTACCAGGCGCACTGGCATTCCTATGGCGAAATCCTGCTGGTGGGTCCCGGGAAGACGAACGTCTTCCGGGTGAACCAGAGCACCTATGAACTGGTGGAAGGCGATTTCCTGCTCATGTGGCCCATGGAGGTGCATGAGATCATCGACGCGGACCGGAAGGAATCGCTGGTGATCCAGTTCAGCAATAACTTCATGAATTCCCTGTTTGACCTGCAGCGGATCATGCATTTCTACCGGAATCTGCACGTGCTGTGCATCAATGCCCATCCGGAACTGGTGGGCAAGCTGCGGGTGATCGCGGACAAAATGAAGGAGATCTGGTTTGAGGCGAGCCCGGACCGGGAGCTCCGCTGCTGCATGCTGCTGATGGAGTTTATGCTGACCCTGGACCGTTACCGGGATGAGTTCGCGCCCGAGCTCCGCGGCGGGGATACCTACAGCTATACCGATACAGTGATGCGCCGGATGATGACGGTCACGGATTATATCAAGAACAACCTGACGGCGGATGACCTGTCCCAGGCCGCGATGGCGGAGATGGCAGGTATCAGCAAGGACTATTTCTCCCGGATCTTCCGCAGCGTGACCGGTACCAATTACAGCCGGTGGCTGAATATGATCCGCATGGAAAAGGCAACGGAGCTCCTGGCGGATGAGGAAATGACCCTGACCGAGGTGGCTATGCGCTCCGGCTTCCAGAGCATCTCCAGCTTCAACCGGGTCTTCCGGGCGGAAAAGGGCATGGCGCCGGGAGAGTACCGTGCGCTTTCTGTAAAGTAGATTTAGCGAATTCATAATTCATAATTCACAATTCATAATTATATTTACTGCGAATCATATCAAAGGGCAGAATCTGATGCCTGGATATATTCATTCCGTAGAATGTTGACAAATAATTCTGAATTCTGAATTCTTAATTCTGAATTGAGAAGCGACTAAAAGGAGCGCCCTATGGATTACATTCACGAACTTCGGAAACTGACCGGTCCCCGGAAACTGATCCTGAACTGCGCAGGCGTGGTGATTGAAAAGGACGGCAAAGTCCTCTTCCAGCGCCGTTCGGATAACGGAAAATGGGGCCTGATCGGCGGACTGGTGGAAATGAACGAGACCTACGCGCAGGCTGCTGTGCGGGAAGCCCGGGAGGAAACCGGACTGGAAGTGAAGC is a genomic window containing:
- a CDS encoding endo-1,4-beta-xylanase — translated: MNQNQFAHRRAAARIQLLNPDGTPAARQQVRADQVSHQFLFGCGAFDAVALMKSQDEKQQAFLSQRMDKWLKLFNYGTLPFYWGRYEPEEGKTAYPETIAAARWLRDNSVQVKGHPLCWHTACAPWLLKYSNEEILRRQLERIRRDVSAYKGVINLWDVINEVVIMPVFDRYDNAITRICAEKGRVGLVREVFTAAKETDPDAVLLINDFNTSEAYAQLIEDLLEADVPISAIGIQSHQHQGYWGLEKLNTVLERFSRFGLPIHFTENTLISGEIMPAHIVDLNDWQVDEWPSTPAGEERQAREISEMYPVLFSHPLVEAITTWDFNDGCWLKAPSGFVHEDNTEKPSYHALMGLIHGDWETHENLVTDENGFVTLTGFKGDYELKTDKGSAKLTLDGKNTNSQFIIHNS
- a CDS encoding helix-turn-helix transcriptional regulator yields the protein MDYSQYENYGFDRVSAFNLSTGYEKRSYQAHWHSYGEILLVGPGKTNVFRVNQSTYELVEGDFLLMWPMEVHEIIDADRKESLVIQFSNNFMNSLFDLQRIMHFYRNLHVLCINAHPELVGKLRVIADKMKEIWFEASPDRELRCCMLLMEFMLTLDRYRDEFAPELRGGDTYSYTDTVMRRMMTVTDYIKNNLTADDLSQAAMAEMAGISKDYFSRIFRSVTGTNYSRWLNMIRMEKATELLADEEMTLTEVAMRSGFQSISSFNRVFRAEKGMAPGEYRALSVK